A window of Flammeovirga kamogawensis genomic DNA:
CTACATGGTTACAAAGGAGGTCCGTTAGGCTTTGTTTCCTCTCATGCATCTACCTCTATGGCAATAGCTTTATATTTCTTTTTAGAATGGAGAAAAAAAGTGAAATGGGTAGGGTTATTATTTGTGTGGACAGCAGTATACTCTTACAGTAGAATTGCAGTAGGCGTTCATTTTGTAGGTGATATTTTGGGCGGATGGCTTGTAGGAGTTATTGCAGTAATAATTGCTATAAAAATACTTCACTTTGTGCAAGAAAAATATAACCCATGGGGACTGATTAAAAAGGAGTAGGTTCTGCGTAGCTAATGGTATGTATAATTTGTTTTGTAGGCATATCACTTTGAGAAGAAATCATGGAAATTGAAGTAGGGAATAAATCATCGTTATAGATTGTTCTATACTCAATACGTGTGTTTTCTTCTACAACACTTGCAATTTGGGTAAGCAAATTTGCCGAGTTTGGAGATGTTGAAAAGTAAGGAGTGAAATGAATATCTTGAAATTGTTGTGCTAATAGCATTTCTGTTCTTATGGATGAAGAAATAAAAATGCTGTAGGAATTTGGATTGTAGATGAAATTTATCTCCGAATCTGGTTTTTGACCGTCAATAACAACAAGAGAATTAAATATTTTTTCTGTAGTTATAGTACCTTTTTCATAAGTATAAATATGAGTTTTTGATGTCACATAATTAATGACACTATATAACTGATCAGTAGATTGTTGATTGATTACTCTTAATACAATATTACCATCTACTGATATAGAATAACTATTTTCTTCGGGTTTATCATAATTGAAAGTATATGTTTTAAGTACTACTTGTAAATCAATTGAAGTAAACTCGATACTAGAAATTCTATTATTATCATTATAATTAAAAAAAGCCTGTACGGTAGAATCATTCTGAAATGTTTGAGAGATTACAGAGAAATTACCTGATTCTGTAAAATAAAGAAGCATATCTTTAATGTCTTCATTTTGAGGTGTATAAAGGTTATACTCAAAATGTATTGAGGCAGGGAATGCAATAGGGTCTAATCCCGTGTCAGGGGTATCACTACTATCCTCTATAAGTCCGCAAGAGAAAGTGATAACAAAAAAGATAAAGGCTAATTTACGGCTGAGTAATTTCGTCATGAATATTGAGCTCTTTTAAGGTTAAGCCAGTGGCAACAACACTAATAATAGGAGAGAAGATACTACCAACAATAGGAATCATTGCAAGTATACCACCTCCAAAACCAGCTGTTGTTGTTAAGGTTTTGTGAGATTGAATAAATCGCTTACTCTTATCTATATTAACATTCCAGTTTTCAAAATAGTTGTCTAGAATATCATATCCATAAAAATAACCATTTATACACATACTTAAAAACATAAAGAAAAAACCAATGATAGGTATAAATGTAAATGGCATTAAAATAAGAGAATAAGTAATAGTCTTTATTGCATTTGGGAGTGTAATTTTAAAAAGCATTTGCCCAAAACGCTGCATACTAAAAGAAGGTCCTACTTTTTGATCGAATAAGATATTATTCACTTTTTCAGTTAGACTATCAAGAATAGGAAAACTGATTATACTTAAAATTGTAGGGTAAATTAATAAAGAAGTAATCAGTACAGGTATTTCTATTAGAATAAAGAGTGTCCAATAAAGGTAAGTATCAACATTAGTAGATGTATAGTTTTTAATCCATTCTTCTAAAGAATTAATAATACTAAAATCTTGAATTGATAAAATGAGTTTATTGCTAAAATATACCCCTCCGCTAAGCATACCTAGAGACAGTGCAATAGCAAAAATACTTATATACAGATAGTATTTGCCTAGTTTGTGCTTCTTTATGAAAGTATGAGCACTAAAAAAGTTTTTGATACTTAGCTTAGTAATATTTATTTGTGTGTTCATTAATAATAAGATTAGCTTTCTTTAAAAATAAGTTCATCAATATCTTCAAGCTTTTCTTTTACTTGCTCAAATAAACTTTCTCTTACTAAAAACTCTATATGACAAAGTTCGTCAAAACTTTGTTGTCCAAAATCTAACCCAAATTTTTTAGCAACTTTCATTACTTCGTTCATGTCAGGGTAAGCAAACGTAATTTTAATTTTTCTTTGAACAAAAAGCTCTTCTATTTCACCACTTTCTAAAGCATCTGCGGCAGAAGTTTTGTAAGCATGGATTAATCCTGGAACACCAAGTTTTGTACCTCCAAAATAACGAATGACGACAATTAAAGTATCTGTAACATTAAAAGAACGAAGTTGCCCTAAAATAGGTAACCCGGCTGATCCACTTGGTTCCCCATCATCATTAGCTCTGTATTTTGCTTTATCGGCACCAATCATATAAGCATAGCACCAATGTCTAGCATCGTAATACTCTTTTCTATATCCTTTTACAATACTTTTAGCTTCATCTTCTGTTGTTACATGATGTGCCAAAGCAATAAACTTACTTCCTTTTTCTTTGTATATACCTTCACTGGTACCTTTGAGGGTTAAATAAGCGTCTTCCATTTATTTTGAGAAATGATCTAAAACATAGTCAATTGCAGTTTGCATATCATCTGATAAAGCATTGTCTGTCCAAGGGTGCTTCGTACCAAATGTATGAGATGCACCTTCAATAGTTTTACATTCAGAATTTGGATTTAATTGATGTAAGAAGTGCATAGCTTGTACAGGAACAGTTTCATCAGCAGTACCATGAATATGTAATATAGGTTGTTGTACTGTGGGTAAAACCTTCATCATAGACAATCTATCTTCATGTGCGTAATAATCTTCTACTGCTTGAAAGTACAAAGGTAATTCTTCTCCAGTACGGCCATTTACTACATGAATAACACCCTCTTTTTTCCATTGAGCTACTGTTTCTTCAGAAAAAGTATTCACTTGTGGTATAGAAGCAAGTGTAGCTACTTTTTTAATTCTACTATCTTCCGCTGTTTTTAATAAAACGACACCACCACCACGGCTGTGTCCTAAAAGATATAATTTTGATAGATCAATAGTACCAATAGGACATTCATTACTATGTAACCAATCAATCAATACGCCTAAATCATCTAGTTCTTTACTGAAGTTATTGTTTCCAAATGCTTCATGATCTGTTACTTCAAAAGGGTGGTCAACTGTTGTTCCATCAGAACTAAAATTCAATTTTACACAGCAATATCCTAAAGTGGCAAATTGATCAGCAATAACATTAAATGCACCCCAATCTTTAAAGCCTTTAAAACCATGAACCAAAATAACTGTAGGTTTCTTTGTATGATCAGAGACCCATCGAGCATCTGCTACGAAACGTTTGTTGTTGTGTTTAGACGTAAGTACAAATTCTATCTTTTTCATAATCAAAAATAGGAAAATCTTAGTTGAAATAAGCGAGACTACTCGAAAATGAAATACATATTTAGTTTTTAT
This region includes:
- a CDS encoding IMPACT family protein — translated: MEDAYLTLKGTSEGIYKEKGSKFIALAHHVTTEDEAKSIVKGYRKEYYDARHWCYAYMIGADKAKYRANDDGEPSGSAGLPILGQLRSFNVTDTLIVVIRYFGGTKLGVPGLIHAYKTSAADALESGEIEELFVQRKIKITFAYPDMNEVMKVAKKFGLDFGQQSFDELCHIEFLVRESLFEQVKEKLEDIDELIFKES
- a CDS encoding EI24 domain-containing protein encodes the protein MNTQINITKLSIKNFFSAHTFIKKHKLGKYYLYISIFAIALSLGMLSGGVYFSNKLILSIQDFSIINSLEEWIKNYTSTNVDTYLYWTLFILIEIPVLITSLLIYPTILSIISFPILDSLTEKVNNILFDQKVGPSFSMQRFGQMLFKITLPNAIKTITYSLILMPFTFIPIIGFFFMFLSMCINGYFYGYDILDNYFENWNVNIDKSKRFIQSHKTLTTTAGFGGGILAMIPIVGSIFSPIISVVATGLTLKELNIHDEITQP
- a CDS encoding alpha/beta hydrolase family protein — translated: MKKIEFVLTSKHNNKRFVADARWVSDHTKKPTVILVHGFKGFKDWGAFNVIADQFATLGYCCVKLNFSSDGTTVDHPFEVTDHEAFGNNNFSKELDDLGVLIDWLHSNECPIGTIDLSKLYLLGHSRGGGVVLLKTAEDSRIKKVATLASIPQVNTFSEETVAQWKKEGVIHVVNGRTGEELPLYFQAVEDYYAHEDRLSMMKVLPTVQQPILHIHGTADETVPVQAMHFLHQLNPNSECKTIEGASHTFGTKHPWTDNALSDDMQTAIDYVLDHFSK
- a CDS encoding phosphatase PAP2 family protein translates to MQPFEWEQELFLFLNSHHTAASDSFFWWITTPINSWPLYVFLIGFMFWKFGWKQSIIFLVGLGIAIGLADVIASQIFKPLVNRPRPSHDPAIEGLVHTLHGYKGGPLGFVSSHASTSMAIALYFFLEWRKKVKWVGLLFVWTAVYSYSRIAVGVHFVGDILGGWLVGVIAVIIAIKILHFVQEKYNPWGLIKKE